A stretch of Gymnodinialimonas phycosphaerae DNA encodes these proteins:
- a CDS encoding phosphoribosylanthranilate isomerase yields MSDVSIKYCGLSRPQDVVAAAEAGARYVGFVFFPKSPRNVTVAQARALALEVPLGIAKVALVVNADDATLDEIVENVPLDMLQLHGSESPARVAEIRARYGLPVMKAIGVAEAADLAAIDTYAEVADQLLIDTKKPKDADRPGGNGLSFDWGLLAGRKYWTVPWMLAGGLTQDNVAEAVRITGAKQVDLSSAIESAPGVKDAGLMHAFAQAVRA; encoded by the coding sequence GTGTCAGATGTTTCTATCAAGTATTGCGGGTTGAGCCGCCCACAAGATGTAGTGGCTGCTGCCGAAGCAGGTGCGCGCTACGTGGGCTTCGTTTTCTTTCCGAAATCGCCCCGCAACGTGACCGTTGCACAGGCCCGCGCCTTGGCGCTGGAGGTGCCCCTTGGCATCGCCAAGGTGGCCTTGGTGGTGAATGCCGATGATGCAACGCTGGACGAGATCGTCGAGAACGTACCGCTCGACATGCTGCAACTCCACGGCTCAGAATCGCCCGCCCGCGTCGCTGAAATCCGTGCGCGCTACGGCCTGCCCGTGATGAAGGCGATCGGCGTGGCCGAGGCCGCCGATCTGGCCGCCATCGACACCTACGCAGAGGTCGCCGACCAGCTACTGATCGACACCAAGAAGCCCAAGGACGCAGACCGCCCCGGCGGCAATGGACTAAGCTTCGATTGGGGCCTGCTGGCAGGGCGCAAGTATTGGACCGTGCCGTGGATGCTGGCCGGTGGGCTGACGCAGGACAACGTGGCCGAGGCCGTGCGCATCACCGGCGCGAAGCAGGTGGACCTCAGTTCTGCAATAGAATCTGCGCCCGGCGTGAAAGACGCCGGATTGATGCATGCCTTCGCTCAGGCCGTGCGTGCCTGA
- a CDS encoding PepSY domain-containing protein encodes MKRYLTTTAVGLFAAALTQPALAEVTADELVAAYEARGFDYIEVTVGISQIKVEATEGNQQIEVIYDRETGEILDSETEAADGDELGRRGVEVRTRTRDFFDEDDDDRDDDDDRDDDDDRYDDDDDDDDDDDDDDDDDDDDDDDDDGDDD; translated from the coding sequence ATGAAACGCTATTTGACGACGACCGCCGTAGGCCTCTTTGCCGCCGCCCTGACCCAGCCCGCACTTGCTGAGGTCACCGCCGATGAACTGGTTGCGGCCTACGAGGCCCGTGGCTTCGACTATATCGAAGTGACCGTTGGGATCAGTCAGATCAAGGTGGAAGCCACGGAGGGCAATCAGCAGATCGAAGTGATCTATGATCGCGAAACCGGCGAGATTCTCGACTCCGAGACAGAGGCCGCCGATGGCGATGAATTGGGCCGCCGGGGAGTTGAAGTTCGTACACGCACACGCGACTTCTTTGATGAGGACGACGACGACCGCGATGATGACGACGATCGCGATGATGACGACGACCGTTATGACGATGATGACGATGATGATGATGATGATGACGATGATGACGATGATGATGATGATGACGATGATGATGACGACGGCGATGATGACTGA
- the uvrB gene encoding excinuclease ABC subunit UvrB — MHNNSPEQMPDTGRAVDDVRARLKMEGGKQFVLRTEFEPAGDQPTAIAELSEGIINGERDQVLLGATGTGKTFTMAKMIEETQRPAIILAPNKTLAAQLYGEFKNFFPDNAVEYFVSYYDYYQPEAYVARSDTYIEKESQINEQIDRMRHSATRALLERDDVIIVASVSCIYGIGSVETYGAMTQDLHAGQEYDQRKVIADLVAQQYRRNDAAFQRGTFRVRGDSLEVWPAHLEDSAWKLSFFGEELESITEFDPLTGQKTGTFDKIRIYANSHYVTPRPTMQQAMKGIKAELAMRLKQMIDEGKLLEAQRLEQRTNFDLEMLEATGVCNGIENYSRYLTGRAPGEPPPTLFEYIPDNAIVFADESHVSVPQIGGMYRGDYRRKFTLAEHGFRLPSCMDNRPLKFEEWDAMRPQSVFVSATPAAWELEQAGGVFTEQVIRPTGLIDPVIEIRPVNMQVDDLLDEVRKVAADGFRTLVTTLTKRMAEDLTEYMHEQGIRVRYMHSDIDTLERIEILRDLRLGAFDVLIGINLLREGLDIPECGLVAILDADKEGFLRSETSLIQTIGRAARNAEGRVIMYADKITGSMERAMRETERRRVKQLAYNEEHGITPATIKKNVDDILMGVYVGDTDQSRVTAKVDKPLVGANLQAHLEGLRDKMRKAAENLEFEEAARLRDEVKRLETVELAIADDPLARQAAVEAAVEDSQKASGRSTAGKPGQRGGNVKRRKR; from the coding sequence ATGCACAACAATTCACCCGAACAAATGCCGGATACAGGCCGCGCCGTGGATGACGTGCGCGCCCGCCTGAAGATGGAGGGCGGCAAGCAGTTCGTGCTGAGGACGGAGTTCGAACCGGCGGGCGACCAGCCCACCGCCATCGCGGAGCTGTCCGAAGGGATCATAAATGGTGAGCGCGATCAAGTGCTTCTGGGCGCCACGGGCACCGGCAAGACCTTCACGATGGCAAAGATGATCGAAGAAACCCAGCGCCCCGCGATCATCCTGGCGCCCAACAAGACGCTGGCCGCGCAGCTTTACGGCGAGTTCAAGAACTTCTTTCCCGACAACGCCGTCGAATACTTCGTCTCCTACTACGACTATTACCAGCCCGAGGCTTACGTGGCGCGGTCCGACACCTACATCGAGAAAGAAAGCCAGATTAACGAACAGATCGACCGCATGCGCCACTCGGCCACACGGGCGCTGTTGGAGCGGGACGATGTGATCATCGTGGCCTCGGTCTCGTGCATCTACGGCATCGGGTCAGTGGAAACCTACGGCGCGATGACGCAAGATCTGCACGCGGGCCAGGAATACGACCAGCGCAAGGTGATCGCGGATCTGGTGGCGCAGCAGTACCGCCGCAACGACGCCGCCTTCCAGCGCGGCACGTTCCGGGTGCGCGGCGACTCGCTAGAAGTCTGGCCCGCCCACCTGGAGGATAGCGCCTGGAAGCTGTCGTTCTTTGGCGAAGAGTTGGAATCGATCACCGAGTTCGATCCGCTGACCGGCCAGAAAACCGGCACGTTCGACAAGATCCGCATCTACGCGAACTCTCACTACGTGACCCCACGCCCGACGATGCAGCAGGCGATGAAGGGGATCAAAGCGGAACTGGCGATGCGGCTGAAGCAGATGATCGATGAGGGGAAATTGCTGGAAGCCCAACGGCTTGAGCAGCGCACCAACTTCGATCTGGAGATGCTGGAGGCCACGGGCGTGTGCAACGGGATCGAGAACTATTCGCGCTACCTGACAGGCCGCGCGCCCGGTGAGCCGCCGCCCACGCTCTTTGAATACATCCCCGACAACGCCATCGTCTTCGCGGACGAATCTCACGTCTCCGTGCCGCAGATCGGCGGCATGTACCGGGGCGACTATCGGCGCAAGTTCACGCTGGCCGAACACGGCTTCCGCCTGCCGTCGTGCATGGATAACCGCCCCCTCAAGTTCGAGGAATGGGACGCCATGCGCCCGCAATCCGTCTTCGTCAGCGCCACGCCAGCGGCTTGGGAGTTGGAGCAGGCGGGCGGTGTCTTCACCGAACAGGTGATCCGTCCCACCGGCCTGATCGACCCGGTGATCGAGATTCGTCCCGTCAACATGCAGGTCGATGACCTGCTGGATGAGGTCCGCAAGGTCGCCGCCGACGGGTTCCGCACGCTGGTCACGACCCTGACCAAGCGGATGGCCGAGGATCTGACGGAATACATGCACGAACAGGGCATCCGCGTGCGCTACATGCACTCGGACATCGACACGTTGGAACGGATCGAGATCCTGCGTGACCTACGCCTTGGGGCCTTCGACGTGCTAATCGGGATCAACCTGCTGCGCGAGGGCCTGGATATCCCCGAATGCGGGCTGGTGGCGATTCTGGATGCCGACAAGGAGGGCTTCCTGCGCTCCGAGACGTCGCTGATCCAGACCATCGGGCGCGCCGCACGCAACGCCGAGGGGCGCGTGATCATGTATGCCGACAAGATCACCGGATCCATGGAACGCGCCATGCGCGAGACCGAGCGTCGGCGGGTCAAGCAACTGGCCTACAACGAAGAACACGGCATCACGCCCGCCACGATCAAGAAGAACGTCGATGACATCCTGATGGGCGTCTATGTGGGCGACACCGACCAAAGCCGCGTGACGGCAAAGGTCGACAAACCCCTCGTGGGGGCGAACTTGCAGGCCCATCTGGAGGGCCTGCGCGACAAGATGCGCAAGGCCGCCGAGAACCTGGAGTTCGAGGAAGCCGCGCGACTGCGCGACGAGGTGAAACGGCTGGAAACGGTGGAACTGGCGATTGCCGACGACCCGCTTGCGCGGCAGGCGGCGGTGGAAGCGGCGGTCGAGGATTCGCAGAAGGCCAGCGGGCGGTCAACGGCGGGAAAGCCGGGGCAGCGCGGCGGGAATGTGAAGCGGCGGAAAAGATAA
- the pth gene encoding aminoacyl-tRNA hydrolase has protein sequence MQLWVGLGNPGPKYAGNRHNIGWMAVERIAEDHGFAPWRAKFQGSVSEGVLGGEKILLLKPETFMNLSGQSVGEAMRFYKLDSTDVTVFHDEIDLAPAKVRVKAGGGHAGHNGLRSIHQHIGPHYDRVRLGVGHPGHKDRVPGYVLNDFAKADQAWLDDVLRGLSDGAPHLAKGDGGKFLNAVALRTAPPRSSTSTPKAKAESCEEAAQVAEEGPPDTRSALQKLADKFR, from the coding sequence ATGCAGCTTTGGGTGGGCCTGGGCAATCCGGGCCCGAAATACGCAGGCAACCGCCACAACATCGGCTGGATGGCCGTGGAGCGCATCGCCGAAGATCACGGCTTCGCGCCGTGGCGGGCCAAGTTTCAGGGGTCGGTGTCCGAGGGCGTTCTGGGCGGCGAAAAGATCCTGCTGCTCAAGCCCGAGACCTTCATGAACCTCTCGGGGCAATCGGTGGGCGAGGCGATGCGGTTCTACAAGCTCGACAGCACCGACGTGACCGTATTCCATGACGAGATTGATCTCGCCCCGGCCAAGGTCCGCGTCAAGGCAGGCGGCGGGCACGCGGGCCACAACGGGTTGCGCTCGATCCATCAGCACATCGGCCCGCACTACGACCGGGTACGCCTGGGCGTCGGCCATCCCGGCCATAAGGATCGGGTGCCGGGATATGTGTTGAATGACTTTGCGAAGGCGGATCAGGCGTGGCTGGACGACGTGTTGCGCGGCCTCTCGGATGGCGCGCCGCATCTGGCCAAGGGCGATGGGGGCAAGTTCCTGAACGCGGTGGCCCTGCGCACGGCCCCGCCCCGCTCGTCCACCTCCACGCCCAAGGCCAAAGCTGAAAGCTGCGAGGAGGCCGCTCAAGTGGCCGAGGAGGGACCGCCTGACACGCGAAGCGCGCTTCAGAAACTCGCCGACAAGTTCCGATGA
- a CDS encoding alcohol dehydrogenase catalytic domain-containing protein — MDDLPDTMRALVLHGPGERLSLEDVPRPRPRAGEVLVRVAASPINPSDLAILNGEYGLRWDYPLIPGLEGAGVVVAAGSGLMGRIVMGKNVAFVGQNQGLWAEYAVVPASRVLPLPKTMGLGVGASSFVNPLTAMALVGEVRRAKQWSAISTAAGGALGAMIRRRAKEKGVKIINVVRKDAQVDALKAEGARFVLNETAPDFDAELAELCKDLRCRMAFDAVGGTLSFRIGQALRSGGQIIVYGGLSGAPVSIHSGTMIFKGLSVKGFWLSQWLARKSAPELLLMTRQVTKSLQSGFARTHVARHVPLELAADAPSAYASNMSGGKILISTGAYPLGL; from the coding sequence ATGGATGATTTGCCGGACACGATGCGCGCGCTGGTTCTGCATGGGCCGGGCGAGCGGCTATCGCTGGAGGACGTGCCACGCCCAAGACCGCGCGCCGGAGAGGTCCTGGTGCGCGTCGCGGCCTCGCCGATCAACCCTTCGGATCTGGCGATCCTGAATGGCGAATACGGGCTGCGCTGGGATTACCCGCTGATCCCGGGGCTGGAGGGGGCGGGCGTCGTCGTCGCGGCGGGGTCGGGCCTGATGGGCCGCATCGTGATGGGCAAGAACGTGGCCTTCGTGGGCCAGAATCAGGGGCTGTGGGCCGAATACGCGGTCGTCCCTGCCAGCCGCGTGCTGCCGCTGCCCAAGACGATGGGCCTCGGCGTTGGGGCCAGCAGCTTCGTGAACCCGCTGACCGCCATGGCGCTGGTCGGCGAGGTGCGGCGTGCCAAGCAATGGAGCGCGATTTCCACCGCTGCCGGGGGGGCATTGGGGGCGATGATCCGCAGACGCGCCAAGGAAAAGGGCGTCAAGATCATCAACGTGGTGCGCAAGGACGCGCAGGTCGACGCCCTGAAGGCCGAGGGCGCGCGGTTTGTCCTGAACGAGACGGCGCCGGATTTCGACGCGGAGCTGGCTGAGCTGTGCAAGGATCTGCGCTGTCGGATGGCGTTTGACGCTGTCGGTGGGACGCTGTCCTTTCGGATCGGACAGGCACTTCGCAGCGGTGGGCAGATCATTGTCTACGGCGGCCTTTCCGGCGCGCCCGTCAGCATCCATTCCGGCACGATGATCTTCAAAGGGCTGAGTGTGAAGGGGTTCTGGCTGTCGCAATGGCTGGCCAGGAAGTCCGCGCCGGAACTGCTGCTGATGACGCGGCAGGTCACCAAAAGCCTGCAATCGGGCTTCGCCCGGACCCATGTCGCGCGCCATGTGCCACTGGAATTGGCGGCTGACGCGCCCTCTGCCTATGCGAGCAACATGAGCGGTGGTAAGATCCTGATTTCCACCGGGGCCTATCCGCTGGGTCTTTGA
- a CDS encoding DUF2237 family protein produces the protein MTFEKAPSLNVFGEALQTCSSDPLTGFFRDGTCETCAEDRGSHTVCCVMTAEFLAFSKYVGNDLSTPRPEYGFAGLKPGDGWCVCASRWLQAAEEGAAPMVCMTATHKRALDIIPLEMLEAHAFGPEA, from the coding sequence ATGACGTTCGAAAAAGCCCCCTCTCTCAATGTGTTCGGAGAGGCCCTGCAAACCTGCTCGTCAGACCCTCTGACCGGGTTCTTCCGGGACGGCACCTGCGAAACCTGTGCAGAGGATCGCGGATCCCACACCGTGTGTTGCGTGATGACGGCAGAGTTCCTGGCGTTCTCGAAGTATGTTGGAAATGACCTCTCCACACCGCGGCCCGAATACGGCTTCGCGGGCCTCAAGCCCGGTGACGGATGGTGTGTCTGTGCATCGCGCTGGCTTCAAGCTGCCGAGGAAGGCGCGGCCCCCATGGTCTGCATGACCGCCACCCATAAGCGCGCGCTGGACATCATTCCGCTGGAGATGCTGGAAGCCCATGCGTTCGGCCCAGAGGCCTAA
- a CDS encoding LapA family protein, whose product MIKLLFLALVLLALVFLFFANNDPVTLNLMPDVMANAMGMRNELTLPLFLVVTGALVIGIVVGFILEWLREHRFRAEAKTQRRKANELEREVVAAKGRKSDSHDDVLAILEDADAAR is encoded by the coding sequence TTGATAAAACTACTGTTCCTGGCGCTTGTCCTGCTGGCACTGGTGTTCCTGTTTTTCGCCAATAACGACCCGGTGACGCTGAACCTCATGCCCGATGTTATGGCCAACGCCATGGGCATGCGGAATGAGCTGACGCTGCCCCTGTTCCTGGTTGTGACGGGTGCGCTTGTGATCGGTATCGTGGTGGGCTTCATTCTGGAATGGCTGCGCGAACACCGCTTCCGGGCCGAGGCCAAGACCCAACGCCGCAAAGCCAACGAGTTGGAGCGTGAAGTCGTGGCCGCGAAGGGCCGCAAAAGCGACAGCCACGATGACGTCCTTGCCATCCTTGAAGACGCCGACGCCGCGCGCTGA
- the ihfB gene encoding integration host factor subunit beta yields the protein MIRSELIQKLSDENPHLYQRDVERIVNSIFEEVIDALASGDRVELRGFGAFSVKKRDARIGRNPRTGESVSVEEKHVPFFKAGKLLRDRLNGHEG from the coding sequence ATGATACGCTCCGAGCTGATTCAAAAGCTTTCCGACGAAAACCCGCACCTCTACCAGCGGGACGTCGAACGGATCGTCAATTCGATTTTTGAAGAGGTCATCGACGCGCTGGCTTCGGGCGACCGGGTCGAATTGCGTGGTTTTGGCGCGTTTTCCGTCAAGAAGCGCGACGCCCGCATCGGCCGTAATCCGCGAACCGGCGAAAGTGTCTCGGTGGAAGAAAAGCATGTGCCTTTCTTCAAGGCGGGGAAACTGCTACGCGACAGATTGAATGGTCACGAAGGCTAG
- a CDS encoding ETC complex I subunit yields MTARIFKPAKTAMSSGTAKTKEWVLEFLPSQARGIDPLMGWTSSSDMDSQVHLRFDTAEAAKDYAKDHGIDAVVLKPKTRKPNIRQGGYGENFATNRRGAWTH; encoded by the coding sequence ATGACTGCACGTATTTTCAAACCCGCCAAGACCGCCATGTCCTCGGGCACGGCGAAGACGAAGGAATGGGTGCTGGAATTCCTGCCCTCGCAGGCGCGCGGGATAGATCCGCTGATGGGCTGGACCTCGTCGTCGGACATGGACAGCCAGGTGCACCTGCGGTTCGACACTGCCGAGGCTGCGAAAGACTATGCCAAGGATCACGGGATCGATGCGGTGGTTCTGAAGCCCAAGACTCGCAAACCCAACATCCGCCAAGGCGGCTACGGCGAGAATTTCGCCACCAACCGGCGCGGGGCCTGGACGCACTGA
- a CDS encoding helix-turn-helix transcriptional regulator translates to MLSRPVTFAVVLAVQIICAIFFVSDIVLSVLGVPVAPVPWRFRELMEIGAASGLSIGVVLGALLFRAALLRTRKVEAALRAASGAFMTLVDERFDDWGLTPAERDVALFALKGLSLADIARLRDTSAGTVKAQTNAIYRKAGVTGRPQLLSVFVEDLMDIPEPHSDREKV, encoded by the coding sequence ATGCTGAGCCGACCGGTCACATTCGCAGTCGTGCTGGCCGTGCAGATCATCTGCGCGATTTTCTTTGTGTCTGACATTGTTCTGTCGGTTCTGGGGGTCCCGGTTGCCCCAGTCCCTTGGCGCTTTCGGGAGCTGATGGAAATCGGGGCTGCGTCCGGGCTAAGCATCGGCGTTGTCCTGGGCGCGCTTCTGTTTCGTGCCGCACTTCTTCGGACCCGGAAGGTGGAAGCGGCGCTTCGAGCCGCGTCCGGAGCATTCATGACCCTTGTGGACGAGCGCTTCGACGACTGGGGTCTTACCCCCGCCGAGCGGGACGTGGCGCTTTTCGCGCTGAAAGGGCTGTCGCTGGCGGATATCGCGCGTTTGCGCGACACGTCGGCCGGGACGGTAAAGGCCCAGACCAACGCCATCTATCGTAAAGCCGGCGTGACGGGGCGACCCCAGCTATTGAGCGTCTTTGTCGAAGACCTGATGGACATTCCCGAGCCGCATTCAGACCGCGAGAAGGTCTGA
- a CDS encoding GNAT family N-acetyltransferase: MRIALCQPDAPELAPLFASHAVHADGIYPDESNHQMDGAALRAEGTRLWVAWSGDLAVAMGGWKPFDAVAAELKSMHVLQRARGQGAAARIVEAVVEDARAAGRTALFLETGSHEIHAPARRLYEKAGFSYCPPFGAYVDDPNSVFMVRAL; the protein is encoded by the coding sequence TTGCGGATTGCGCTTTGCCAACCCGACGCGCCTGAACTTGCCCCGCTGTTTGCCAGCCACGCGGTGCATGCCGATGGGATCTATCCTGACGAGAGCAATCATCAAATGGATGGTGCCGCCCTGCGCGCCGAAGGCACCCGGCTGTGGGTTGCGTGGTCAGGCGATTTGGCGGTGGCCATGGGCGGCTGGAAGCCGTTCGACGCAGTGGCGGCAGAGCTGAAATCGATGCATGTGCTGCAGCGCGCGCGGGGGCAGGGGGCCGCCGCCCGCATCGTGGAAGCCGTCGTGGAAGACGCCCGTGCCGCCGGACGCACCGCGCTATTTCTTGAAACCGGAAGCCACGAGATCCACGCCCCGGCCCGAAGGCTCTATGAAAAGGCGGGGTTCAGCTATTGCCCGCCGTTCGGCGCTTATGTGGATGACCCCAATTCGGTCTTCATGGTGCGCGCCCTGTAG
- a CDS encoding rhodanese-like domain-containing protein, whose product MRSLVAATLAVCIPFAAGADTVGITPDIMSVTVETGSGPVEIMRNQDTGNRLEGDWTLTSRDCPNFCIQPMIPAEGVTPVGELEVLAALQDPGFVLIDGRVRPDHEAGTIPGAISVPYTEAADRLGELGCEVDFDGWICEGDLPTVVLFCNGPWCGQSPTAARRMIEAGFPAENIQYYRGGMQNWRMLGLTVVPGT is encoded by the coding sequence ATGCGTAGTCTTGTTGCAGCCACCCTTGCGGTGTGCATCCCGTTTGCTGCCGGTGCGGATACCGTTGGCATCACCCCGGACATCATGTCCGTGACCGTCGAAACCGGCAGCGGCCCGGTTGAGATCATGCGCAATCAGGACACGGGGAACCGCCTTGAGGGCGACTGGACCCTGACCTCGCGCGATTGTCCGAACTTCTGCATCCAGCCGATGATCCCGGCCGAGGGCGTGACCCCGGTGGGCGAATTGGAGGTGCTGGCCGCCCTGCAAGACCCCGGTTTCGTGCTCATCGACGGACGCGTCCGCCCGGATCATGAAGCCGGCACGATCCCCGGCGCCATCTCGGTCCCCTATACGGAAGCCGCCGACCGGTTGGGCGAGTTGGGTTGTGAGGTCGATTTCGACGGCTGGATTTGCGAAGGCGACCTGCCCACGGTCGTCCTGTTCTGCAACGGCCCCTGGTGTGGCCAATCTCCAACCGCCGCGCGCCGCATGATCGAAGCGGGCTTCCCGGCAGAGAATATCCAGTATTACCGGGGCGGCATGCAGAACTGGCGTATGCTGGGGCTGACCGTGGTGCCCGGAACCTGA
- the trpB gene encoding tryptophan synthase subunit beta, whose amino-acid sequence MPDDLLNSFMTGPDEKGRFGDFGGRFVSETLMPLILELEEQYEHAKTDDSFWAEMHDLWTHYVGRPSPLYFAERLTERLGGAKIYLKRDELNHTGAHKINNVLGQIILARRMGKTRIIAETGAGQHGVATATVCAKFGLKCIVYMGATDVERQAPNVFRMKLLGAEVVPVTSGRGTLKDAMNDALRDWVTNVRDTFYCIGTVAGPHPYPAMVRDFQAIIGKEAKEQMMAAEGRLPDTLIAAIGGGSNAMGLFYPFLDDKEVAIIGVEAGGHGVNEKMEHCASLTGGRPGVLHGNRTYLLQDDDGQILEGHSISAGLDYPGIGPEHAWLHDIGRAQYVSITDKEALDAFQLSCETEGIIPALEPSHALAHVAKIAGDLPKDHLICMNMCGRGDKDIFTVARALGWDMVGA is encoded by the coding sequence ATGCCAGACGATCTATTGAACAGCTTCATGACAGGCCCTGACGAGAAGGGCCGTTTCGGTGATTTCGGAGGGCGCTTCGTGTCCGAGACGCTGATGCCGCTGATCCTCGAATTGGAAGAGCAGTACGAGCACGCCAAGACCGACGACAGCTTCTGGGCCGAGATGCATGACCTCTGGACCCACTACGTGGGCCGCCCCTCGCCGCTGTATTTCGCCGAGCGTCTGACCGAGCGCCTCGGCGGGGCCAAGATCTACCTCAAGCGAGACGAGTTGAACCACACCGGCGCGCACAAGATCAACAACGTGCTGGGCCAGATCATTCTGGCCCGTCGCATGGGCAAAACCCGGATCATCGCCGAGACGGGCGCGGGCCAGCACGGCGTGGCGACGGCGACGGTCTGCGCGAAGTTTGGCTTGAAATGCATTGTTTATATGGGCGCGACGGATGTGGAGCGTCAGGCCCCCAACGTTTTCCGCATGAAGCTTCTGGGGGCGGAAGTGGTGCCGGTGACGTCGGGGCGTGGCACCCTGAAAGATGCCATGAATGACGCGTTGCGCGATTGGGTGACCAATGTGCGCGACACGTTCTACTGCATCGGCACCGTTGCAGGCCCGCATCCGTACCCGGCCATGGTCCGCGATTTCCAGGCGATCATCGGCAAGGAAGCGAAAGAGCAGATGATGGCCGCCGAGGGTCGTTTGCCCGACACGCTGATTGCCGCCATAGGCGGCGGGTCGAACGCGATGGGTCTGTTCTACCCGTTCCTTGATGACAAGGAGGTGGCGATCATCGGCGTCGAAGCGGGCGGGCATGGCGTCAACGAAAAGATGGAGCATTGCGCGTCGCTGACCGGCGGGCGTCCGGGCGTGCTGCACGGCAACCGGACCTATCTGTTGCAGGACGACGATGGGCAGATCCTTGAGGGTCATTCGATCAGCGCCGGTCTCGACTATCCGGGCATCGGGCCGGAACATGCGTGGCTGCACGATATCGGGCGGGCGCAATATGTCTCCATCACCGACAAGGAGGCGCTCGACGCGTTCCAATTGTCGTGCGAGACCGAGGGCATCATTCCGGCGTTGGAGCCGTCCCACGCGCTGGCCCATGTGGCCAAGATCGCGGGCGATCTGCCGAAGGATCACCTGATCTGCATGAACATGTGCGGACGCGGCGACAAGGACATCTTCACCGTCGCCCGTGCACTTGGCTGGGATATGGTCGGCGCGTAA
- a CDS encoding NYN domain-containing protein has product MRIPFVLLLLSLACGGASYAFGGPTLTLPMAVSGLSAIAAFYLVIKACLWGRKKAPAPVQEAQTIARVRVAQTPTPEAQIPAPARKKGPRPSRRGAIWRRSPPRHVVIDGSNVMHWNGEVPRLTTLKEVVAALIGQGYQPGIVFDANAGYKLGDRYLDDRDFAKLLNLPGDRVLVVGKGEPADPTILAAARDLGAKVVTNDRFRDWATDFPEVAENNFLVHGGYRDGKLWLEERVLTQADAVAA; this is encoded by the coding sequence ATGCGCATTCCTTTTGTCTTGTTGCTGTTATCCCTGGCCTGCGGGGGCGCGTCATACGCTTTCGGCGGGCCGACCCTGACGCTGCCCATGGCGGTTTCGGGTCTGTCGGCCATTGCCGCATTCTACCTTGTCATCAAGGCCTGCTTGTGGGGACGAAAGAAGGCACCCGCGCCCGTGCAGGAGGCGCAAACAATCGCGCGCGTGCGCGTAGCGCAGACGCCCACGCCTGAGGCGCAGATACCTGCGCCAGCGCGCAAGAAAGGCCCCCGTCCTTCCCGGCGCGGGGCGATTTGGCGGCGTTCACCGCCCCGGCATGTGGTGATCGACGGCTCCAACGTAATGCATTGGAACGGTGAGGTGCCCCGCCTGACGACCCTGAAAGAGGTCGTCGCCGCCCTGATAGGGCAGGGGTATCAGCCCGGCATCGTGTTCGACGCCAACGCGGGATACAAACTCGGCGACCGCTATCTCGACGACCGGGATTTCGCGAAGCTGCTGAACCTGCCCGGCGACCGTGTCCTTGTGGTTGGCAAGGGCGAACCCGCCGATCCCACAATTCTTGCCGCGGCCCGTGATCTGGGGGCGAAGGTCGTCACGAACGACCGCTTCCGGGACTGGGCCACCGACTTCCCCGAAGTCGCCGAAAACAACTTCCTCGTGCACGGCGGCTACCGCGATGGGAAGCTTTGGCTGGAGGAGCGGGTTCTGACCCAGGCGGATGCGGTGGCGGCTTGA